A region from the Nonlabens sp. YIK11 genome encodes:
- a CDS encoding SRPBCC family protein, with translation MQNEYRITIDQPLEKLMELFLNQDNFKHWQRGLIGFENLTPQIGMKGSKRKLKIKTLLGTVTMTEEITKRDLPRQWEATYRTKGVVNYQSNRFRESEIKTEHGIQVQTVWEATSIFKFTGMMRLVAAAKPELFEKQTFQFMQDFKDFAENGTSVSQL, from the coding sequence ATGCAAAACGAGTACCGTATCACAATCGACCAGCCATTGGAAAAACTCATGGAGTTATTTCTCAATCAAGACAACTTCAAGCACTGGCAACGCGGACTCATAGGTTTTGAAAACTTGACGCCCCAAATAGGCATGAAAGGCAGCAAACGCAAGCTCAAGATCAAAACGCTGTTGGGAACGGTTACCATGACCGAAGAAATTACGAAACGAGACCTGCCTCGCCAGTGGGAAGCCACCTATCGCACAAAAGGGGTCGTGAATTATCAGAGTAATCGCTTTCGCGAAAGCGAAATAAAAACAGAGCACGGCATCCAAGTTCAAACCGTCTGGGAAGCTACCAGTATTTTTAAATTCACCGGAATGATGCGGCTGGTAGCCGCCGCAAAACCTGAGCTTTTTGAAAAGCAAACGTTCCAATTCATGCAGGATTTCAAGGATTTTGCCGAAAACGGCACCTCTGTCAGTCAGCTATAA
- a CDS encoding SDR family oxidoreductase, with protein sequence MEKILVAGATGTTGNIIVNLLQESQYFEPIAMIRKEEQREQFESKNIKTVMADLEKDVAHAVEGMDKVIFAAGSGGKKVVEVDQEGAKKLIDASQKHNIKKFVMLSSRGADAPSNAEDLQDYLWAKHNADEHLKKSNLNYAIVRPGTLNNNDATDHIVLTDKLEKKGEIPRADVAQVLSRVLHDDVANHSTFEILEGDTLIGKALEQKSES encoded by the coding sequence ATGGAAAAAATATTAGTAGCAGGTGCAACAGGTACCACAGGAAATATAATAGTAAATCTATTGCAGGAATCTCAATACTTTGAGCCTATTGCGATGATACGCAAAGAGGAACAAAGAGAGCAATTTGAGAGCAAGAACATCAAGACCGTCATGGCAGATTTAGAAAAGGATGTCGCTCATGCCGTAGAAGGTATGGACAAAGTCATTTTTGCAGCTGGTTCTGGTGGTAAAAAAGTGGTGGAAGTAGATCAAGAAGGCGCCAAAAAACTGATCGACGCGTCTCAAAAACACAACATTAAAAAGTTTGTGATGCTCAGCTCGAGAGGTGCAGACGCTCCATCCAATGCAGAAGATCTTCAAGATTATTTATGGGCAAAACACAATGCCGATGAGCATTTGAAAAAGTCCAATCTTAATTATGCTATCGTGCGACCAGGAACGTTAAACAACAATGACGCGACAGACCATATCGTGCTCACCGACAAACTAGAGAAAAAGGGAGAAATACCGCGTGCAGATGTAGCACAAGTCTTGAGTCGTGTATTGCACGATGATGTGGCAAACCATTCGACGTTCGAGATTTTAGAAGGTGATACCTTGATAGGTAAAGCACTGGAACAAAAATCTGAGTCGTAA